A DNA window from Parabacteroides johnsonii DSM 18315 contains the following coding sequences:
- a CDS encoding capsular polysaccharide biosynthesis protein CapF, giving the protein MKILVTGARGFVGKNLCTQLKNIRDGKARNYGELVIEEVMEYDIDSTPEQLDEYCAKADFVFNLAGVNRPKEQSEFMAGNFGFASMLLDALRKHYNRCPVMLSSSIQATLIGRYGESDYGKSKLAGEELFFRYGEETGAKVLVYRFPNLFGKWCRPNYNSAVATFCHNIANDLPISVNDRSTALELLYIDDLVEEMIAALTGNEHHCEFDGVETVLNPEGRYCAVPVSHRATLGEIVDLLQLFHSQPQTLLIPQIPTGSFAKKLYSTYLTYLPKEEMAFPLKMNIDQRGSFTELLKTADCGQVSVNITKPGITKGQHWHNSKWEFFIVVAGHGLIQQRKVGTDEVIEFEVSGEKIEAVHMLPGYTHNIINLSDTENLVTVMWANEPFDPNRPDTYYEEVVLKENK; this is encoded by the coding sequence ATGAAGATACTGGTTACGGGGGCAAGGGGATTTGTCGGCAAGAACCTTTGCACCCAACTCAAGAACATACGTGATGGCAAGGCACGCAATTATGGCGAGCTTGTCATTGAGGAAGTGATGGAATACGACATCGATTCCACTCCGGAACAGCTCGATGAGTATTGCGCTAAGGCTGATTTCGTCTTTAACCTTGCGGGGGTAAACCGCCCCAAAGAGCAGAGCGAGTTTATGGCAGGCAACTTTGGATTTGCCTCTATGTTGCTTGATGCGCTGCGCAAACACTACAATCGCTGTCCAGTCATGCTATCGTCATCCATTCAGGCGACCTTGATAGGGCGATATGGGGAATCTGACTATGGCAAATCGAAGCTGGCTGGCGAGGAACTGTTCTTCCGTTATGGCGAAGAAACAGGCGCAAAAGTATTAGTCTATCGTTTCCCAAACCTGTTTGGAAAATGGTGTCGTCCGAATTACAATTCCGCAGTTGCCACTTTTTGCCACAACATTGCCAACGATCTGCCCATCTCAGTCAACGACCGTTCCACCGCACTTGAACTTCTCTACATCGATGACCTCGTGGAGGAGATGATTGCCGCATTGACAGGGAATGAGCACCATTGCGAATTTGACGGAGTGGAAACGGTGCTGAATCCGGAGGGACGCTATTGTGCTGTGCCGGTAAGCCACAGGGCGACTTTAGGAGAAATCGTTGATTTGCTACAATTGTTCCACAGTCAACCCCAGACCCTCTTGATTCCTCAGATTCCAACCGGATCGTTTGCCAAGAAATTGTATTCCACCTATCTGACTTATCTGCCCAAAGAGGAAATGGCCTTTCCGTTGAAAATGAATATTGATCAGCGAGGTTCATTTACCGAGCTACTGAAAACCGCCGACTGCGGGCAGGTGTCGGTGAACATCACCAAACCGGGTATTACGAAAGGGCAACATTGGCATAATTCCAAGTGGGAGTTTTTTATCGTAGTGGCCGGACATGGGCTGATTCAGCAGCGCAAGGTGGGAACAGATGAAGTAATAGAATTTGAAGTGTCTGGCGAAAAGATAGAAGCCGTACATATGCTTCCCGGCTATACGCACAATATAATCAACTTATCGGATACAGAAAACTTGGTTACTGTGATGTGGGCTAACGAACCGTTTGATCCCAACCGACCGGACACGTATTATGAAGAGGTGGTATTGAAAGAAAATAAATAG